One stretch of Tenacibaculum sp. MAR_2010_89 DNA includes these proteins:
- the accC gene encoding acetyl-CoA carboxylase biotin carboxylase subunit encodes MFKKILIANRGEIALRVIRTCKEMGIKTVAVYSKADAESLHVRFADEAVCIGPAPSSESYLKMSHIIAAAEITNADAIHPGYGFLAENAKFSKLCDEHDIKFIGASPEMIDRMGDKANAKATMKAAGVPCVPGSDGVINTFEECLKVAEETVYPVMLKASAGGGGKGMRAVWKAEDLKDAWDSARQESKAAFGNDDMYMEKLIEEPRHIEIQVVGDAFGKACHLSERDCSVQRRHQKLTEETPSPFMTDELRDEMGKAAVKAAEFIKYEGAGTVEFLVDKHRNFYFMEMNTRIQVEHPITEEVVDYDLIREQILVAAGVPISGKNYTPQLHSIECRINAEDPYNGFRPAPGKITSYHAPGGHGVRIDTHVYAGYMIPPNYDSMISKLIVTAQTREEAINKMKRALDEYVIEGVKTTIPFHRQLMDHPDYVAGNYTTKFMEDFEMK; translated from the coding sequence ATGTTTAAAAAAATATTAATTGCCAATAGAGGTGAAATTGCACTACGTGTAATAAGAACCTGTAAGGAGATGGGAATAAAAACTGTAGCTGTTTACTCTAAAGCAGATGCAGAAAGTTTACATGTACGATTTGCTGATGAAGCAGTGTGTATTGGACCTGCTCCTAGTAGTGAATCTTACTTAAAAATGTCACATATTATTGCTGCTGCTGAAATTACTAATGCAGATGCAATTCATCCTGGGTATGGTTTTTTAGCTGAAAACGCTAAATTTTCAAAATTATGTGATGAACACGATATTAAATTTATCGGAGCTTCACCAGAGATGATTGATAGAATGGGAGATAAAGCGAACGCCAAAGCTACAATGAAAGCTGCTGGTGTACCTTGTGTTCCTGGTAGTGACGGTGTTATTAATACTTTTGAAGAATGTTTAAAAGTAGCTGAAGAAACTGTATATCCTGTAATGCTTAAAGCTTCAGCAGGAGGTGGAGGAAAAGGTATGCGTGCTGTTTGGAAAGCTGAAGATTTAAAAGATGCTTGGGATTCTGCTAGACAAGAATCAAAAGCTGCTTTTGGAAATGATGATATGTATATGGAGAAGTTAATTGAAGAGCCTCGTCATATAGAAATTCAAGTAGTTGGAGATGCCTTTGGAAAGGCATGTCATTTATCTGAAAGAGATTGTTCAGTTCAACGTCGTCATCAAAAATTAACAGAAGAAACTCCTTCTCCATTCATGACTGATGAGTTACGTGATGAAATGGGTAAAGCAGCAGTAAAAGCAGCAGAATTTATTAAATATGAAGGTGCTGGTACTGTTGAATTTTTAGTTGACAAGCATCGTAACTTCTACTTCATGGAAATGAATACTCGTATTCAAGTAGAACACCCAATTACTGAAGAAGTAGTTGATTATGATTTAATACGTGAACAGATATTAGTTGCTGCTGGTGTGCCAATTTCAGGTAAAAACTACACACCTCAATTACACTCTATAGAATGTAGAATTAATGCTGAAGATCCATACAATGGATTTAGACCAGCTCCAGGAAAAATAACTTCTTATCATGCTCCAGGAGGACATGGTGTACGTATAGATACACACGTATATGCAGGTTATATGATACCACCTAATTATGATTCTATGATTTCAAAATTAATTGTTACTGCTCAAACAAGAGAAGAAGCTATTAATAAAATGAAACGTGCATTAGATGAATACGTTATTGAAGGTGTAAAAACTACGATTCCTTTTCATAGACAATTAATGGATCATCCAGATTATGTTGCTGGTAACTATACCACAAAATTTATGGAGGATTTCGAAATGAAATAA
- a CDS encoding 3-deoxy-D-manno-octulosonic acid transferase, translated as MNLVYNLILHFVYFLLKIIALFNKKINLFIEGRKDSFSKLNTISKDDKVVWFHAASLGEFEQGRPIIENFKLLYPNYKIVLTFFSPSGYEIKKEYKHADVVCYLPFDTKRNMQNFIETVHPELAVIIKYEFWPNLLSELQKLNIHTVLVSGIFREKQSFFKWYGGFMRKKLNAFNYFFVQNETSKKLLNSINLKNTTVCGDTRFDRVYDILKQNNTLNFISEFKNNNYTIVAGSSWAEDEECIVNYINNGSSKDEKFIIAPHNINSQDIIALKKSINKKTVLFSEKEEKNLSEYQVFIIDTIGILTKIYSYADVAYIGGGLKTNLHNTLEPAVFGIPLVFGNKKYKKFQEAVDLLSLKGAIGIHNKNDFYTTFTTLKSNNTLRTKMGVINKEYIENNIGATKLIIDYINNTLH; from the coding sequence ATGAATTTAGTATATAATTTGATTTTACATTTTGTCTATTTTTTATTAAAAATCATAGCCTTATTCAATAAAAAAATAAACTTATTTATTGAAGGAAGAAAAGATTCTTTTTCTAAATTAAATACTATTTCTAAAGATGATAAAGTTGTATGGTTCCATGCGGCTTCGTTAGGTGAATTTGAGCAAGGAAGACCCATCATTGAAAACTTCAAGCTTTTATATCCAAATTATAAAATAGTTCTTACTTTTTTTTCTCCTTCTGGTTATGAAATAAAAAAAGAATATAAACATGCTGATGTTGTTTGCTATTTACCTTTTGACACAAAAAGAAATATGCAAAATTTTATAGAAACAGTTCACCCAGAACTCGCTGTAATAATTAAATATGAATTTTGGCCAAATTTATTATCTGAACTACAAAAACTAAATATACATACTGTTTTAGTTTCTGGTATTTTTAGAGAAAAACAATCATTTTTTAAATGGTATGGCGGTTTTATGCGAAAAAAATTAAATGCCTTTAATTATTTTTTTGTTCAAAACGAAACTTCAAAAAAACTTTTAAATTCTATAAATTTAAAAAACACTACAGTTTGTGGAGATACTCGTTTTGATAGAGTATATGATATATTAAAACAAAACAATACTTTAAACTTCATTTCAGAATTTAAAAACAACAATTATACAATAGTTGCTGGTAGTTCATGGGCTGAGGATGAAGAATGTATTGTAAACTATATAAATAATGGTTCTTCAAAAGATGAAAAATTCATTATTGCTCCACATAACATAAACTCACAAGACATAATAGCTTTAAAAAAATCAATAAATAAAAAGACTGTTTTGTTTTCTGAAAAGGAAGAAAAAAACTTATCAGAATATCAAGTATTCATTATTGATACAATTGGTATACTAACCAAGATATATTCGTATGCTGACGTAGCTTATATTGGTGGTGGATTAAAAACTAACCTTCATAATACCTTAGAACCAGCTGTTTTTGGTATTCCTTTGGTTTTCGGAAATAAAAAATATAAAAAATTTCAAGAAGCTGTAGATTTACTTTCTTTAAAAGGTGCTATTGGTATTCATAATAAAAATGATTTTTACACTACATTTACAACTTTAAAATCAAATAATACTTTAAGAACTAAAATGGGAGTTATTAACAAAGAATATATTGAAAATAATATTGGTGCCACCAAATTAATTATTGATTATATAAACAATACTTTACATTAA
- a CDS encoding DUF6691 family protein — protein sequence MKYLKFLFTGILFGIILTKSEAISWYRIYEMFKFQSFHMYGIIGTAVAFSMIFMYLFKTGIITNYLGKKVFIKEKKKGLTKSLIGGIIFGLGWALAGACPGPIFVLIGHGILPILIVLVGAVFGTFIYGILSKKLPH from the coding sequence ATGAAATATTTAAAGTTTTTATTCACAGGAATTTTATTTGGAATTATTTTAACAAAATCTGAAGCTATTTCTTGGTACCGAATTTATGAAATGTTCAAGTTTCAATCATTTCATATGTATGGTATTATTGGTACTGCTGTTGCTTTTTCTATGATTTTCATGTATTTATTCAAAACAGGTATCATTACTAATTATTTAGGAAAAAAAGTTTTTATAAAAGAAAAGAAAAAAGGACTTACAAAATCCTTAATTGGTGGTATAATATTCGGTTTAGGCTGGGCTTTAGCAGGTGCTTGTCCAGGTCCTATATTTGTTTTAATAGGACATGGTATACTTCCTATTCTTATTGTACTAGTAGGAGCCGTTTTTGGAACTTTTATTTATGGTATACTGAGTAAAAAACTACCTCATTAA
- a CDS encoding DUF4230 domain-containing protein translates to MVRFIKYIAIFLLGFLIAKLWYDRKEVKHEKEEIEVFLNGVQNLSKLVVTEGSFSEMYSFSETKKYFYDYISFQKKAILSVNAKVEVGYDLSKLDIQIDTIGKQIIINKIPKEEVTISPDIKYFDLQQSKFNTFSKSELNKLSDRAIEKIKTTITVSELQKEAKNRLFEELSKIYQLSKIYQWEVVNKTDSEFLKKNRIKY, encoded by the coding sequence ATGGTGCGTTTTATAAAGTATATAGCAATTTTTTTACTAGGTTTTTTAATAGCTAAACTTTGGTATGACAGAAAAGAAGTTAAACATGAAAAAGAAGAAATAGAAGTGTTTCTTAATGGAGTACAAAACTTAAGTAAATTAGTTGTTACTGAAGGAAGTTTTTCAGAAATGTATAGTTTTTCTGAGACTAAGAAATATTTCTACGATTACATTTCTTTTCAAAAAAAAGCAATATTATCTGTCAATGCTAAAGTTGAAGTCGGCTATGATTTGTCAAAATTAGATATTCAAATAGATACTATAGGAAAACAAATTATAATTAATAAGATTCCTAAAGAAGAAGTTACTATTTCACCAGATATTAAATATTTTGATTTACAACAGAGTAAGTTTAATACTTTTTCTAAATCAGAATTGAATAAATTGAGCGATAGAGCCATTGAAAAGATAAAAACAACCATAACTGTATCAGAGTTACAAAAAGAAGCTAAAAACCGATTATTTGAAGAGCTGTCTAAAATTTATCAGCTTTCAAAAATATATCAATGGGAAGTAGTAAATAAAACTGACTCGGAGTTCTTAAAAAAGAATAGAATTAAATATTAA
- a CDS encoding YeeE/YedE family protein — translation MEFILQPWPWYVSGFLISIVLFLLFYFGKNFGISSNLETMCTIAGAGKISDYFNTNWKDKTWSLIFLIGLIIGGYVTVEYLSKDTSIDISLETIKDLNELGFNDIGTTFVPSEIFSIESLLTLKGFLILFFAGVLIGFGTRYADGCTSGHAITGLSSFQLPSLIAVIGFFIGGLFMVWLVFPLIFN, via the coding sequence ATGGAATTTATTTTACAGCCTTGGCCTTGGTATGTGTCAGGATTTTTGATATCGATTGTTTTATTTTTATTATTCTATTTCGGAAAAAACTTTGGCATTTCTAGTAACTTAGAAACGATGTGTACAATAGCTGGTGCTGGAAAAATTTCTGACTATTTTAATACCAACTGGAAAGATAAAACTTGGTCTCTAATTTTTTTAATAGGATTGATAATTGGTGGTTATGTTACCGTAGAATATTTATCAAAAGATACTTCAATAGATATCAGTTTAGAAACAATCAAAGACTTAAATGAATTAGGTTTTAACGATATTGGAACTACTTTTGTTCCTTCTGAAATTTTTAGCATTGAAAGTTTATTAACTTTAAAAGGTTTTTTAATACTTTTTTTTGCTGGTGTTTTAATTGGATTTGGAACAAGATATGCTGATGGTTGTACTTCTGGACATGCAATTACTGGTTTAAGTAGCTTTCAATTACCGTCTTTAATTGCTGTTATAGGCTTTTTTATTGGCGGGCTATTTATGGTTTGGTTAGTATTTCCTCTAATATTTAATTAA